The following proteins are co-located in the Acanthochromis polyacanthus isolate Apoly-LR-REF ecotype Palm Island chromosome 7, KAUST_Apoly_ChrSc, whole genome shotgun sequence genome:
- the LOC110952495 gene encoding transcription factor SOX-4-like isoform X1, translated as MKLNPLSVLYLSLLLLNTDLSLAKRGGGGGFGKGWGSKKTSTTYRGSSHTNTGKTNQGSSSQGGYPRQPGHTGQGNYPRQPGAGGYPQQHPGSPYGGGYGGQGGYGGYGGQGGYGGQGGYGGGYINRNPNNKILSPQYGGSFGYGGYSAGYGSPFSQHVKSMGFGPSDKSRGFGRTAVMAAAGGAVAGMAVGYGIGKFPRPHFPLRNRQEEHYYNHYMYRKYGTRSTDTNDYSRDYKYDPPPQTYDQHMDNCMKRTDLLRGESQKPKSKPAVTTMTKTTATTVITAASDTKSNITETNSSAAGNTLSSAPSTPSPRNQPEVGPVAPASPALSSAEDDDTVSIVEIGYPALIEQLKARKCLELYMVDSERYLKRQTGGVQGLEMGLRGLLAVVTSTVLMLLNSNMLMLLH; from the coding sequence ATGAAGCTCAATCCACTATCTGTGCTTTATCTGTCACTGCTTTTGCTTAATACTGATTTATCACTGGccaagagaggaggaggaggcggcttTGGGAAAGGCTGGGGCTCCAAAAAGACCTCCACAACCTACCGCGGCAGCAGCCACACCAATACAGGCAAAACTAACCAAGGATCCAGCTCTCAAGGTGGATACCCAAGACAACCTGGACATACTGGTCAAGGCAATTACCCCAGGCAGCCGGGTGCAGGAGGTTACCCTCAGCAGCACCCAGGTTCCCCATATGGTGGAGGTTATGGTGGGCAAGGTGGTTATGGAGGTTATGGTGGACAAGGCGGTTATGGTGGACAAGGTGGTTATGGAGGTGGTTATATCAATAGGAACCCAAACAACAAAATTCTGAGCCCTCAGTATGGTGGCAGTTTTGGTTATGGGGGTTATAGCGCTGGATATGGCTCTCCCTTCTCCCAACATGTAAAGTCGATGGGCTTTGGTCCCTCTGATAAGTCCAGAGGGTTTGGACGCACTGCAGTAATGGCAGCAGCTGGAGGGGCTGTGGCAGGAATGGCTGTGGGCTACGGGATAGGGAAGTTCCCCCGTCCTCACTTCCCCCTCCGCAACCGGCAGGAGGAACATTACTACAACCACTACATGTACCGGAAGTATGGCACCCGGTCTACTGATACTAATGACTACAGCAGAGACTATAAATACGATCCACCTCCTCAGACCTATGATCAACACATGGACAACTGTATGAAGAGAACCGACCTTTTGCGTGGAGAGAGTCAAAAGCCGAAGAGCAAGCCAGCTGTCACTACCATGACTAAAACTACTGCGACCACTGTTATCACTGCAGCTTCAGATACTAAAAGCAACATAACAGAGACCAACAGcagtgctgcaggaaacacCCTGAGCTCTGCACCTTCAACTCCTTCCCCTCGAAATCAGCCTGAAGTCGGTCCTGTGGCACCGGCTTCACCGGCTCTCAGCAGTGCTGAAGATGATGACACAGTCAGCATTGTGGAGATCGGCTACCCAGCGCTGATTGAGCAGCTGAAGGCCAGGAAATGCTTGGAGCTGTACATGGTTGACTCTGAAAGGTACTTGAAGAGACAGACTGGAGGGGTACAAGGACTGGAGATGGGCTTGCGGGGGCTTTTAGCTGTGGTCACTAGTACAGTATTGATGCTGCTCAATAGCAACATGCTAATGCTCCTGCACTAA
- the LOC110952495 gene encoding major prion protein homolog isoform X2 encodes MKLNPLSVLYLSLLLLNTDLSLAKRGGGGGFGKGWGSKKTSTTYRGSSHTNTGKTNQGSSSQGGYPRQPGHTGQGNYPRQPGAGGYPQQHPGSPYGGGYGGQGGYGGGYINRNPNNKILSPQYGGSFGYGGYSAGYGSPFSQHVKSMGFGPSDKSRGFGRTAVMAAAGGAVAGMAVGYGIGKFPRPHFPLRNRQEEHYYNHYMYRKYGTRSTDTNDYSRDYKYDPPPQTYDQHMDNCMKRTDLLRGESQKPKSKPAVTTMTKTTATTVITAASDTKSNITETNSSAAGNTLSSAPSTPSPRNQPEVGPVAPASPALSSAEDDDTVSIVEIGYPALIEQLKARKCLELYMVDSERYLKRQTGGVQGLEMGLRGLLAVVTSTVLMLLNSNMLMLLH; translated from the exons ATGAAGCTCAATCCACTATCTGTGCTTTATCTGTCACTGCTTTTGCTTAATACTGATTTATCACTGGccaagagaggaggaggaggcggcttTGGGAAAGGCTGGGGCTCCAAAAAGACCTCCACAACCTACCGCGGCAGCAGCCACACCAATACAGGCAAAACTAACCAAGGATCCAGCTCTCAAGGTGGATACCCAAGACAACCTGGACATACTGGTCAAGGCAATTACCCCAGGCAGCCGGGTGCAGGAGGTTACCCTCAGCAGCACCCAGGTTCCCCATATGGTGGAGGTTATGGTGGGCAAG GTGGTTATGGAGGTGGTTATATCAATAGGAACCCAAACAACAAAATTCTGAGCCCTCAGTATGGTGGCAGTTTTGGTTATGGGGGTTATAGCGCTGGATATGGCTCTCCCTTCTCCCAACATGTAAAGTCGATGGGCTTTGGTCCCTCTGATAAGTCCAGAGGGTTTGGACGCACTGCAGTAATGGCAGCAGCTGGAGGGGCTGTGGCAGGAATGGCTGTGGGCTACGGGATAGGGAAGTTCCCCCGTCCTCACTTCCCCCTCCGCAACCGGCAGGAGGAACATTACTACAACCACTACATGTACCGGAAGTATGGCACCCGGTCTACTGATACTAATGACTACAGCAGAGACTATAAATACGATCCACCTCCTCAGACCTATGATCAACACATGGACAACTGTATGAAGAGAACCGACCTTTTGCGTGGAGAGAGTCAAAAGCCGAAGAGCAAGCCAGCTGTCACTACCATGACTAAAACTACTGCGACCACTGTTATCACTGCAGCTTCAGATACTAAAAGCAACATAACAGAGACCAACAGcagtgctgcaggaaacacCCTGAGCTCTGCACCTTCAACTCCTTCCCCTCGAAATCAGCCTGAAGTCGGTCCTGTGGCACCGGCTTCACCGGCTCTCAGCAGTGCTGAAGATGATGACACAGTCAGCATTGTGGAGATCGGCTACCCAGCGCTGATTGAGCAGCTGAAGGCCAGGAAATGCTTGGAGCTGTACATGGTTGACTCTGAAAGGTACTTGAAGAGACAGACTGGAGGGGTACAAGGACTGGAGATGGGCTTGCGGGGGCTTTTAGCTGTGGTCACTAGTACAGTATTGATGCTGCTCAATAGCAACATGCTAATGCTCCTGCACTAA